In Streptomyces sp. NBC_00414, a single window of DNA contains:
- a CDS encoding DUF1684 domain-containing protein, whose translation MTTDASEAWKHWHQQRTDTVSAPYGPLALTGTHWIEDHPEGRLPDMPGRWALDGDAVLLTAEEADGVLVDGRPLTGEVRLSADLGPVGDARVAYGERRFVVLVREGLWGVRDFDPASPARQAFRGIVATPYDPRRSVPGRFTPYGENRTVRVGNADGRERGLGLDGELAFVLDGHESTLQVTVQEDGSLWAVFADATSGHGSYRFRFLRPAAPDAQGRTTVDFNRALLPPCAFADHFICPFPPPGNTLGAEIAAGERDLLR comes from the coding sequence ATGACGACGGACGCGTCCGAGGCCTGGAAGCACTGGCACCAACAGCGCACCGACACGGTCTCCGCGCCCTACGGCCCCTTGGCACTCACCGGCACGCACTGGATCGAAGATCATCCGGAGGGGCGACTTCCGGACATGCCCGGCCGGTGGGCCCTCGACGGCGACGCGGTACTGCTGACGGCCGAGGAGGCCGACGGCGTTCTCGTGGACGGACGGCCCCTGACCGGCGAGGTCAGGCTGTCGGCCGACCTCGGTCCGGTGGGCGACGCCCGGGTCGCGTACGGCGAGCGCCGGTTCGTCGTCCTCGTCCGCGAGGGCCTCTGGGGCGTACGCGACTTCGACCCGGCCTCCCCGGCCCGGCAGGCGTTCCGTGGCATCGTGGCCACTCCGTACGACCCGCGCCGGTCGGTGCCGGGGCGCTTCACGCCGTACGGGGAGAACCGGACCGTGCGCGTCGGGAACGCGGACGGGCGGGAGCGGGGGCTCGGGCTCGACGGTGAACTCGCCTTCGTGCTGGACGGCCACGAGTCGACGCTGCAGGTGACGGTCCAGGAGGACGGCTCGCTGTGGGCCGTTTTCGCCGATGCGACCAGCGGACACGGCAGTTACCGCTTCCGGTTCCTGCGACCGGCGGCGCCCGACGCGCAGGGGCGCACGACGGTCGACTTCAACCGGGCTCTGCTTCCGCCGTGCGCATTCGCGGACCACTTCATCTGCCCATTCCCGCCACCGGGGAATACCCTGGGCGCGGAGATTGCGGCCGGAGAGCGCGATCTGCTCCGGTAA
- a CDS encoding S1 family peptidase has product MRTKRTTPRSGIARRTRLIAVTTGLVAAAAFTVPAANANDASTFSTTQLKSANSAVLKADVPGTAWATDAKTGKVVVTVDSTVSEAEIAKIKQAAGANAGALQIKSTPGKINKLIKGGDAIYASSWRCSLGFNVKNSSGADYFVTAGHCTDGAGTWWSNSGHTTTLGSTAGSSFPTNDYGLVRYTNTTVAKSGTAGSVDITSAATPAVGTNVIRTGSTTGTRTGRVTALNATVNYGGGDVVYGMIQTTVCAEPGDSGGSLYGSNGVAYGLTSGGSGNCTSGGTTFFQPVTEALSAYGVSVF; this is encoded by the coding sequence GTGAGGACCAAGCGCACCACCCCCCGTAGTGGCATAGCGAGACGGACCCGGCTGATCGCCGTTACCACCGGACTCGTGGCCGCGGCCGCGTTCACCGTCCCCGCGGCGAACGCGAACGACGCATCGACGTTCAGCACGACTCAGCTGAAGAGCGCCAACTCCGCGGTGCTCAAGGCCGATGTGCCGGGTACCGCCTGGGCGACCGACGCGAAGACCGGCAAGGTCGTCGTCACGGTCGACAGCACCGTCTCCGAGGCGGAGATCGCGAAGATCAAGCAGGCCGCGGGCGCAAACGCCGGAGCCCTGCAGATCAAGAGCACCCCGGGAAAGATCAACAAGCTGATCAAGGGCGGCGACGCCATCTATGCGAGTAGCTGGCGCTGTTCCCTCGGCTTCAACGTCAAGAACAGCTCGGGAGCCGACTACTTCGTGACCGCCGGTCACTGCACCGACGGTGCCGGCACCTGGTGGTCGAACTCAGGGCACACGACCACCCTCGGCTCGACGGCCGGCTCCAGTTTCCCGACCAACGACTACGGGCTGGTGCGCTACACCAACACCACGGTCGCCAAGTCGGGCACCGCCGGCAGCGTGGACATCACCAGCGCCGCCACCCCGGCCGTGGGTACCAACGTCATCCGTACCGGCTCCACCACCGGTACACGTACCGGGCGGGTCACCGCCCTGAACGCGACCGTCAACTACGGTGGCGGCGACGTCGTCTACGGCATGATCCAGACCACGGTCTGCGCCGAGCCCGGCGACTCCGGTGGTTCGCTCTACGGCAGCAACGGTGTCGCCTACGGTCTGACCTCCGGCGGCAGCGGCAACTGCACCTCCGGCGGCACCACGTTCTTCCAGCCGGTCACCGAGGCCCTGAGCGCCTACGGCGTCAGCGTCTTCTGA
- a CDS encoding alpha/beta fold hydrolase has translation MRDGRRLAFEEWGDPDGTPVVLLHGTPGCRTGVVPLDMIEARPEVRFIAYDRPGYGDSDRGPGRRVAQAARDVAALADALELDRFAVLGRAGGAPHALACAALLPTRVRRAAALASLAPPSSEGLNWFEGMAESNVEEFTRALTDPVDFAERLASRAAEIRTDPAQLLASVRDGLTDSDRRIVSAPAVSDMLLRSYREALRTSAYGWLDDNLALLSHWGFDPARITRPVLLWHGAEDTFAPVTHFEWLARHIPRARPVLDPKGGHFSALEALPDVLDWLCATPRTDG, from the coding sequence ATGCGGGACGGACGGCGGCTGGCGTTCGAGGAGTGGGGCGACCCTGATGGCACGCCGGTGGTGCTGCTGCACGGCACACCGGGCTGCCGGACGGGGGTGGTGCCGCTCGACATGATCGAGGCACGCCCCGAGGTGCGGTTCATCGCGTACGACCGGCCCGGGTACGGGGATTCCGACCGTGGTCCCGGACGCCGGGTGGCGCAGGCGGCGCGGGACGTGGCCGCGCTGGCCGACGCGCTCGAACTGGACCGGTTCGCGGTGCTGGGCCGGGCGGGCGGCGCCCCGCACGCGCTGGCCTGCGCGGCGCTGCTGCCGACCCGGGTACGGCGGGCCGCCGCGCTGGCGAGCCTCGCGCCGCCCTCCAGCGAGGGGCTGAACTGGTTCGAGGGGATGGCGGAGTCCAACGTCGAGGAGTTCACCCGGGCGCTGACCGACCCCGTGGACTTCGCGGAACGGCTCGCCTCACGGGCCGCCGAGATCCGGACCGACCCGGCCCAGCTCCTCGCGTCGGTCCGGGACGGCCTCACCGACTCCGACCGGCGGATCGTCTCCGCCCCGGCCGTGAGCGACATGCTGTTGCGCAGCTACCGTGAGGCGCTGCGCACCTCGGCGTACGGCTGGCTCGACGACAATCTCGCGCTGCTGAGCCACTGGGGCTTCGACCCGGCGCGCATCACCCGCCCGGTGCTGCTGTGGCACGGCGCCGAGGACACCTTCGCCCCGGTGACCCACTTCGAGTGGCTGGCCCGGCACATCCCCCGCGCCCGCCCCGTACTGGACCCGAAGGGGGGCCACTTCTCGGCGCTGGAGGCTCTTCCGGACGTACTGGACTGGCTGTGCGCGACACCGCGGACCGACGGCTGA
- a CDS encoding slipin family protein, with amino-acid sequence MVEELVTAGVALASVGTVYVMAAARVVKQYERGVVLRLGKLRSGVRSPGFTMIMPFVDRLQKVNMQIVTMPVPAQEGITRDNVTVRVDAVVYFKVVSAADAVIKVEDYRFAVSQMAQTSLRSIIGKSELDDLLSNREKLNQGLELMIDSPAVEWGVSIDRVEIKDVSLPETMKRSMARQAEADRERRARVINADAELQASKKLAEAAGVMSEQPAALQLRLLQTVVAVAAEKNSTLVLPFPVELLRFLERAQPAQPAHPAAPRAHARRVPAEQVPGAEEPQALPESQPSPDGSSARPPVRSQELPAQALQLLTQWQQSAQEQLPPVETPLDPDFGGSKTGQD; translated from the coding sequence ATGGTCGAGGAGCTGGTGACGGCGGGAGTGGCACTCGCGTCCGTCGGAACGGTGTACGTGATGGCCGCGGCCCGAGTCGTCAAACAATACGAGCGCGGGGTGGTGCTCCGGCTCGGAAAACTGCGATCCGGGGTGCGCAGTCCGGGCTTCACCATGATCATGCCCTTCGTGGACCGGCTCCAGAAGGTCAATATGCAGATCGTGACGATGCCGGTGCCCGCACAGGAGGGGATCACCCGGGACAACGTCACGGTCAGGGTGGACGCCGTCGTCTACTTCAAGGTGGTGTCCGCCGCCGACGCGGTCATCAAGGTCGAGGACTACCGGTTCGCGGTCTCGCAGATGGCGCAGACGTCGTTGCGTTCGATCATCGGCAAGAGCGAGCTGGACGATCTGCTCTCCAACCGCGAGAAGCTGAACCAGGGCCTGGAGCTGATGATCGACAGTCCGGCCGTGGAGTGGGGCGTCTCCATCGACCGGGTCGAGATCAAGGACGTGTCGCTGCCGGAGACGATGAAGCGGTCCATGGCGCGCCAGGCGGAGGCCGACCGTGAGCGGCGGGCCCGGGTCATCAACGCGGACGCCGAACTGCAGGCATCCAAGAAGCTCGCGGAGGCCGCCGGAGTGATGTCGGAGCAGCCCGCCGCGCTCCAACTGCGGCTGCTGCAGACCGTGGTGGCGGTCGCGGCCGAGAAGAACTCCACGCTCGTACTGCCCTTCCCCGTCGAGCTGCTGCGGTTCCTTGAGCGGGCCCAGCCGGCCCAGCCGGCGCATCCGGCAGCGCCCCGCGCCCACGCGCGGCGGGTGCCGGCGGAGCAGGTGCCGGGGGCCGAGGAGCCGCAGGCGCTGCCCGAATCCCAGCCGTCCCCGGACGGGTCCTCGGCCCGGCCGCCGGTTCGGTCCCAGGAGCTGCCGGCTCAGGCGCTGCAGTTGCTGACCCAGTGGCAGCAATCGGCGCAGGAGCAACTCCCGCCCGTCGAGACGCCACTGGATCCGGACTTCGGAGGGTCGAAAACCGGACAGGACTAG